The nucleotide sequence CACATCATCAAGCGCTTTGGTATCGCCATAATGTTGGGATACATGAGTCAATTCAATGATATGAGAATGACTTTGCGTTCTCATTGTTTGACTCATTGCGGTAATTTCACCTCTAAATCAGTTGGCCAAGATTGGTTATTATCTAATCTAATATAAGCACGACCCGGTAATCCTGTTTTGACATATTCAAGATGTTTTTCAAGTAATTCAGGTGCAATACGCGCTCTTACACGAAACATGAGTTTTAATCGTTCATTATCAGTTTCAACAGTTTTTGGTGTAAATTGAGCGACACTAGCAACGTAGGTTGTTTTTGCAGGAATAACGATATGAGGTGCCGCATCTAAAATAATGTGAACTTCACTTCCTAATGCAGCTTTACCAGCAGCTTCTGTTGGTAAAAAGAACGTCATATAAACATCACTTAAATCGACCATATTTAATACACGACCACCAGCGCCTAAAACTTCACCAGGCTCTGCGACACGATACTGAACACGACCATTACGCGGTGCTTTTAAAATACTGTCATCCAATTCTGCTAAGATGCGTCTTTCGGTTGCCGTTGCAGCATCCACTTTTGTATTAGCTTGAATGATCCCCGCTTTTGCCGATTCTATTGCAGCAATGGTTGCGGTTTCTTGAGCTTTAGCTGCTTCAACCGCCGCTCTTGCTCCTTCTGTTCTTGCAATATCATCATCTAATTGTTGAATAGAAATAGCATTAGTTTTTACTAATGCACGAGAACGATTAAGTCTTTTTTGTGCAGCATCAAGCTCCGCAATACGTTGACGAACAACTGCCTGAGCTGCAAGTTGTTCACTTTTACGTTGTGATAATGCAGATTGTGCAGTGACCACACTGCTTTTTGCTTGGTTTAATTGAGCTTGAACTTCATGAAGTTGTTCTTTAAGGGTTCGAGTGTCCATGTTTGCTAACACTTCACCCGCTTTAACAAAATCACCTTCTTGAACTAAAATAGAGTCTATTCTTCCCGGACTCTTTGTTGAAATATCGATTTCTGTTGCTTCTATTCTCCCATTACTTTGAGCAAATCCTGAAGGAAGAGTTGGCGCTTGAGATTTCCACCAAAAAATTCCCGCGGCAACAACCGCGATAAGAATGATGCTATAAACAAAAACACGACTCTTTTTTTGATTTTTCATATAAATTATTTAACCTTCCTTTAGCCATAAAAGAATACCAAAAATATGTTTATCCGCTGTATGTAAGAAAATAGTTAAATAATGAGACGTCTTAAATTTTTATTTTTTATTTATATTTAAAAATAGTTCATTTGTATTGATAAAGCTAATGCACTCACTATAAAAAAACAAAATATTAGATGCTAACCTTATGAATTATAAATGTTATGTTATTATAATAGAGCCTTAACTCAAATTAATGTAGTACTTTTATCACATAATCCACCATCTATTTTTGATTATTCGAGGAACCACACAAATTGTATATAGAAAACCTGTTTTCGTTACATTAAAATACAAATGAAATAGTAACATTTAGTTATTACATATTAATCAATATTAAAGTAACACTTAACCTTTTGATGAAATTTCAATTCATAACTGAATTATTACCTAATTTAAAATGATAAAAATTGTATTTTTTATATTATTTAATAAATTTTATATTTTAAATTTCATCATATAAAATAAAAACAAAAAATAAAAATAGCATTATTATTTTTGTTTTTAAAAAACACTATTAGCTACGTTTTATATTTATTCCCTTCATTTAATCAAGAAACATTAAAAATACGCAACACTTTGATTTATCTATTTAAAAGAAATAAGAACAATAATAACAACCGTCTATTACATGATGAAGATCGATAAATTAAAAAGAAAGTTGAGTGTTCAGACCACTTACACTTTAAACTTTTTATATAGTGATTATTGCAGTTAGTTATCAAAGTTCTTTGATGTAGTTAATTAGAATTTAAGATCAAGATCGTAAAATCCATATGATGATACCACGTCAATTTTAATTAAAAAAAAGAAGGGTTATATGAATAATATTAAGTATAAACTCGCTACAATAACACTTTGCACACTGTTTGCTACCTCTGTTTTCGCAAATACTGATACCCCTATTCGCCTTGTAATTCATGGTGGTGCAGGAACAATTACTAAAGACACCATCACACCAGAACAAGAAAAAGAATATAAAGAAAAACTAACCGAGGCATTAAATGCTGGATATGCTGTTTTAAATAGTGGAGGTACCAGCATAGAAGCTGTTCAAAAATCCATTAATGTGATGGAAGATTCCCCATTATTTAATGCAGGGAAAGGTGCCGTTTTTACCCATGATGGTCGTAATGAACTTGATGCTTCTATTATGGATGGTAAAACCCGTAAAGCTGGCGCTGTTGCGGGTGTAACTACGGTTAAAAATCCAATTAACGCAGCCATTGCAGTGATGGAAAAAAGTCCACATGTTATGATGGTTTCTAATGGTGCTGATCTTTTTGCTAAAGAACAAGGACTTACAATTGTTGATCCTTCCTATTTTAGAACTGAACATCGTTGGCAACAACTTCAAAAAGCAATAGAAAAAGAACAAGTCGTTTTAGATCATGATGGTAAAACAGCTGCTCTTTTTGTTGATCCTATGATGTACGATTATAAATATGGCACCGTGGGTGCAGTCGCTCTTGACCAACATGGCAACTTGGCGGCAGGAACTTCTACGGGAGGAATGACAAATAAGCGCTATGGTCGAGTTGGTGATTCCCCAATTATAGGTGCGGGTAATTATGCTGATAATGAAACCGTTGCTGTATCTGCAACAGGATCTGGTGAAATGTTTATCAGAACATTAACGGCATTTAATATTGCGGCCCAAGTTAAATATAAAAACTTACCTTTAGAAGAAGCAGCTCAAAATGCACTTGATGAAGTTAAAGCGATTAATGGAAGTGGTGGTGTTATCGTATTAGATAAATCAGGCAACTATACAATGAGTTTTAATTCTGAAGGTATGTATCGTGGCACAATTGGTAATGATGGAAAGCCAGTTGTCGCCATTTATAAAGAGTAAATTTAAACGATTATTTTTCTATTTCGTACCCAATATTTATGTTTGATCTTCTCCTTTTCTAAAAAGAAAAAAGATAAAAATATTGGGTACGAAACCCATAATATAAGCCTATTCCCCCCTTATTTCCTGCATTCTATCTTAAATCTATTTAACGTTATCTTTATCATTAACGCGTTCCGATTATTATTCACCCTTAAAAAGCTTACTTAATAAACGATACGATGGTAAAACATACAAGATCGATTCTACTTATTAAAATGATCCTTTGAAAAAGTAGCTTTTTTCTTTTTTGGATCTGTTAGAATATTCATCATGGTTATGTTGATTTAATAAGGAAATCACTGTGGAATTTCACCACGACGATCAGGATTTAACACCTGAAACATCGCTAGTGTTGTCTGAAAAACAAGCAATATTGGATCTGAATGCAACATTCACCTCGCCTGCTCATACTAATCCTGCAATGGCATATTTAATGAGTTTAGGTTCAAAACGCAGTCGTCAAACAATGGGATCGTTTCTAACAATTGTTGCCAAGATGATCGGTTTTTCTTCTCTTAAAAATTGCCAATGGGGAGCACTTCGTCGTCATCATATTCAAGCAATTATTGATATGTTGTCTGATGCCAATAAAGCCCCCGCCACTATCAATACTTATCTTGCTGCCTTAAAAGGTGTTGCTTTAGAAGCTTGGGCAATGAAACAAATGGATACTGAAAGTTATCAGCATATCCGCCAAGTTAAATCGGTAAGAGGAAGTCGGTTACCCAAAGGGCGTGCACTAACTAGCAGTGAAATTCGTGCTTTATTTAGAAGTTGTGAAAAAGACAATTCATCGAAAGGTTTAAGAGATGCCGCAATATTAGGCGTGCTATTAGGTTGTGGATTACGTCGCTCAGAAATTGTGGCTCTAAATTACGAACATATTCAGTTTCGTGATCAAGCCTTTATTGTCAGAGGTAAAGGTAATAAAGAACGCATGTCTTATATGCCTGATG is from Proteus columbae and encodes:
- a CDS encoding isoaspartyl peptidase/L-asparaginase family protein yields the protein MNNIKYKLATITLCTLFATSVFANTDTPIRLVIHGGAGTITKDTITPEQEKEYKEKLTEALNAGYAVLNSGGTSIEAVQKSINVMEDSPLFNAGKGAVFTHDGRNELDASIMDGKTRKAGAVAGVTTVKNPINAAIAVMEKSPHVMMVSNGADLFAKEQGLTIVDPSYFRTEHRWQQLQKAIEKEQVVLDHDGKTAALFVDPMMYDYKYGTVGAVALDQHGNLAAGTSTGGMTNKRYGRVGDSPIIGAGNYADNETVAVSATGSGEMFIRTLTAFNIAAQVKYKNLPLEEAAQNALDEVKAINGSGGVIVLDKSGNYTMSFNSEGMYRGTIGNDGKPVVAIYKE
- a CDS encoding HlyD family secretion protein, whose translation is MKNQKKSRVFVYSIILIAVVAAGIFWWKSQAPTLPSGFAQSNGRIEATEIDISTKSPGRIDSILVQEGDFVKAGEVLANMDTRTLKEQLHEVQAQLNQAKSSVVTAQSALSQRKSEQLAAQAVVRQRIAELDAAQKRLNRSRALVKTNAISIQQLDDDIARTEGARAAVEAAKAQETATIAAIESAKAGIIQANTKVDAATATERRILAELDDSILKAPRNGRVQYRVAEPGEVLGAGGRVLNMVDLSDVYMTFFLPTEAAGKAALGSEVHIILDAAPHIVIPAKTTYVASVAQFTPKTVETDNERLKLMFRVRARIAPELLEKHLEYVKTGLPGRAYIRLDNNQSWPTDLEVKLPQ
- a CDS encoding tyrosine-type recombinase/integrase; translated protein: MEFHHDDQDLTPETSLVLSEKQAILDLNATFTSPAHTNPAMAYLMSLGSKRSRQTMGSFLTIVAKMIGFSSLKNCQWGALRRHHIQAIIDMLSDANKAPATINTYLAALKGVALEAWAMKQMDTESYQHIRQVKSVRGSRLPKGRALTSSEIRALFRSCEKDNSSKGLRDAAILGVLLGCGLRRSEIVALNYEHIQFRDQAFIVRGKGNKERMSYMPDDTWDRVQLWIDEIRGTQNGALFTRIRRFDDVTDERITDQAIYYILEIRQQESGIDKFAPHDLRRTFASAMLDNGEDIVTVKDAMGHASIMTTQRYDRRGDDRLRKAARHLRF